Below is a window of Phocoena sinus isolate mPhoSin1 chromosome 2, mPhoSin1.pri, whole genome shotgun sequence DNA.
GGCCGACCTCCAGGGCTCTGACTGCGTGGCTGAAACTGAGAAGAGAAGGCCAGCTCACGAGGCTCTGCTCACGTCCTGCTTTAGCTGCTGCCCCCAGCCCACACTGGCCCAGAGGGAAAGGAACCAAGCCTCCTGGCCATCCTCCTGCAGGAGCACATCCGTCACTGGGAAGCGATCCCGAGCCACTGGCCCGAGCACTGAGTGGGGCAAAGCTGAGCAGCTAACCACCTGTAGCAGCTACCCCTCCTCAGAAGATGAAGACAAGCCCACCACTGACCCTGTCTTTCAAGTGGTCTACAAGAGTCAGGCCAAGGAAAGCCCAAGGGAAGAATTCAGTGCTGAAGAAGTCAAGGAAACTTTTGTGAACgctcaaactgaaaaaaatgactATGACACCCAAAAATACTTCCTGTCTTCAGCTGCTGCTCATCGACCCAAGAGTCAGAAGTGCATGGCCTATAAGTTCCGACTGGTGGTGAAAGCTGATGGGACCCAGGATACCAACAACGGCTGTCGCAAGGTGAAAATCATGCCCTGCTCCTTCCCAGTGTCCAAGGATCCTTCAACGAAAGGCCTTGATCCCAACCTCAGCCATCAGATGACCAAACGAAAGAGGATGGTCCTCGTCAAAGAGAGGAAAGCAGCCCAGACCCTGAGTGCAATTCTCCTGGCTTTCATCATCACGTGGACCCCTTACAACATCATGGTCCTGGTTTCCACCTTCTGCGACAAGTGTGTCCCAGTCACCCTGTGGCACCTGGGCTACTGGCTGTGTTATGTCAATAGCACTGTCAACCCCATTTGCTATGCCCTCTGCAACAGAACCTTCAGGAAGACCTTTAAGATGCTGCTTCTCTGccgatggaaaaagaaaaaagtggaagagAAATTGTACTGGCAGGGGAACAGCAAGCTCCCCTGAAAAGTAACGACTCCCCTCAAAAGAATGACCAAGGTCAAGGTCCTCTGAGGACGGGTGAGCTGATTCTGCTTTACTTTTCAAAAAGACCTTTTGAGTCCCTGAGGACATGGAAAGCCT
It encodes the following:
- the CHRM5 gene encoding muscarinic acetylcholine receptor M5, producing MEGESYHNATTVNGTPVNHQPLERHRLWEVITIAAVTAVVSLITTVGNVLVMISFKVNSQLKTVNNYYLLSLACADLIIGIFSMNLYTTYILMGHWALGSLACDLWLALDYVASNASVMNLLVISFDRYFSITRPLTYRAKRTPKRAGIMIGLAWLISFILWAPAILCWQYLVGERTVPPDECQIQFLSEPTITFGTAIAAFYIPVSVMTILYCRIYRETEKRTKDLADLQGSDCVAETEKRRPAHEALLTSCFSCCPQPTLAQRERNQASWPSSCRSTSVTGKRSRATGPSTEWGKAEQLTTCSSYPSSEDEDKPTTDPVFQVVYKSQAKESPREEFSAEEVKETFVNAQTEKNDYDTQKYFLSSAAAHRPKSQKCMAYKFRLVVKADGTQDTNNGCRKVKIMPCSFPVSKDPSTKGLDPNLSHQMTKRKRMVLVKERKAAQTLSAILLAFIITWTPYNIMVLVSTFCDKCVPVTLWHLGYWLCYVNSTVNPICYALCNRTFRKTFKMLLLCRWKKKKVEEKLYWQGNSKLP